One window of Hymenobacter canadensis genomic DNA carries:
- a CDS encoding transposase, giving the protein MTEKSHPGGLAATRKKYTPAFKAECVRQVAAGSRQSDVARAQGISPALLGRWQRQALEAAVPSSAERDEIKQLRATLKRVEMERDILKKVVTIFAQPPQS; this is encoded by the coding sequence ATGACTGAAAAATCGCACCCTGGCGGCTTGGCTGCCACCCGTAAGAAATACACGCCGGCTTTCAAGGCTGAGTGCGTCCGCCAAGTGGCCGCCGGTTCCCGGCAGAGCGACGTGGCTCGTGCCCAGGGTATTTCGCCGGCCTTGCTGGGTCGCTGGCAACGCCAGGCTCTGGAAGCCGCCGTGCCCAGCAGCGCCGAGCGCGACGAAATCAAGCAGCTGCGGGCCACGCTCAAGCGCGTGGAAATGGAGCGCGATATTTTAAAAAAAGTCGTGACCATCTTTGCGCAACCGCCTCAGTCATGA
- a CDS encoding IS3 family transposase → MSRYAFIAACTEPWPVQLLCQVLAVSPAGYYQWRNRPAGTPTPWQVAAQAAFTRHARRYGTRRLRAELHAEGHTVGRYALRTWLRQHGLRALSTRPHRPRTTVADPAAVVAENRLLGQSAPTAPNQVWVGDITYLPLTGGRWCYLATWRDACSRRVVGWHLAAQMPTELVLHALEQALTLRQPAPGLIIHADRGSQYTSAAYRARIAQAGALASFSRPGNPYDNAQAEAGWSTLKTELLPPGSVFASLEEARLEVAHYLDTYFNLDRRHSALGYRSPHQFEQDLKINLP, encoded by the coding sequence ATGAGCCGCTACGCCTTTATCGCCGCCTGCACCGAGCCGTGGCCCGTGCAGTTGCTCTGCCAGGTGCTGGCCGTGAGCCCAGCCGGGTATTATCAGTGGCGGAACCGGCCGGCCGGCACGCCGACGCCGTGGCAAGTGGCGGCGCAAGCGGCCTTTACGCGCCACGCCCGACGCTACGGCACTCGGCGGCTGCGGGCCGAATTGCACGCTGAAGGCCACACTGTGGGCCGCTATGCATTGCGCACCTGGCTGCGCCAACACGGGCTGCGGGCCTTGAGCACCCGCCCGCACCGGCCGCGCACGACGGTGGCCGACCCAGCGGCCGTGGTGGCCGAAAACCGCTTGCTGGGTCAGTCGGCCCCCACCGCCCCGAACCAGGTCTGGGTCGGCGACATCACGTACCTGCCCCTGACGGGCGGGCGCTGGTGCTACCTGGCCACCTGGCGTGATGCCTGCTCACGGCGCGTAGTGGGCTGGCACTTGGCCGCCCAGATGCCGACCGAGTTGGTGCTCCACGCCTTGGAACAGGCCCTGACGCTGCGCCAGCCCGCGCCGGGGCTCATCATCCACGCCGACCGCGGCAGCCAGTACACCAGCGCGGCCTATCGCGCCCGCATCGCGCAAGCTGGCGCTCTGGCTAGCTTCAGCCGGCCGGGCAACCCGTACGATAACGCCCAGGCCGAAGCCGGCTGGAGTACACTCAAAACCGAGTTATTGCCGCCAGGCTCCGTTTTCGCCTCCCTCGAAGAAGCCCGTTTGGAAGTGGCCCACTACCTCGACACCTACTTCAACCTCGACCGCCGCCACTCCGCCCTCGGCTACCGCTCGCCTCATCAATTTGAACAGGACCTGAAAATCAACCTACCTTAA